From Fimbriimonadaceae bacterium, the proteins below share one genomic window:
- the kdpA gene encoding potassium-transporting ATPase subunit KdpA, which produces MRDWIQTGIYLLVLLLCVKPLGIYMAKVLEGDRTFMSTVLGWLERLAYKVGGVDPQEEMNWKRYAANVIAFSAVGFLAVYLLQRLQVSLPLNPAGMGPVSPDSSLNTASSFATNTNWQGYGGESTMSYLTQMLGLTVQNFVSAAAGIAVLAALIRGLRNKEASGIGNFWTDLARSTVYILIPLSVVFSLVFVSQGVVQSFHQYERATLVQATKDADGNAVVEQTIALGPAASQVAIKQLGTNGGGFFNVNSAHPLENPTPISNFFECLAILLIPAALCYTFGLMVGQRRQGWAVLAAMLLLYVACLVPTVTAEQSGNPAFASMGLDSTANWEGKEARFGIGNSALWATSTTAASNGSVNSMHDSFTPLGGLFPMVLMQLGEVVFGGVGSGLHGMLVFAIVAVFIAGLMVGRTPEYLGKKIEAYEMKMASLVILIPCAVVLLCAATALVWPSADPGVSQGVKGMANPAAHGFSEVLYAYSSMGNNNGSAFAGYGANVPFHNFLGAAAMWVSRFWLMVPVLAIAGSLARKRIVPTGPGTLPTHTPLFVALLCAVVLIVGALTFIPALGLGPIVEHLQMNR; this is translated from the coding sequence ATGCGCGACTGGATTCAAACCGGCATCTACCTTCTGGTCCTGCTCCTTTGCGTGAAACCTCTTGGCATTTACATGGCCAAGGTGCTGGAAGGGGATCGGACCTTTATGAGCACCGTCTTGGGATGGCTTGAAAGGCTGGCCTACAAGGTCGGCGGCGTGGACCCGCAGGAGGAGATGAACTGGAAGCGATACGCGGCCAACGTCATTGCCTTCAGCGCCGTCGGCTTCCTCGCGGTCTATCTGCTTCAGCGGCTGCAAGTCTCGTTGCCCCTCAACCCGGCCGGAATGGGCCCCGTCAGCCCAGATTCCTCTCTCAACACCGCCTCGAGCTTCGCGACAAACACCAACTGGCAGGGCTACGGCGGGGAATCGACGATGAGCTATCTCACTCAGATGCTCGGGCTCACAGTTCAGAACTTCGTGAGCGCCGCCGCTGGGATCGCCGTTTTGGCCGCGCTCATCCGGGGGCTCCGCAACAAGGAAGCGAGCGGCATCGGCAACTTCTGGACCGACCTCGCCCGGTCGACGGTCTACATCCTCATCCCGCTATCCGTTGTTTTCAGTCTCGTGTTCGTGAGTCAGGGCGTCGTCCAGAGCTTCCATCAATATGAAAGGGCAACCCTGGTCCAAGCCACGAAGGATGCCGACGGCAATGCGGTCGTCGAGCAGACCATCGCCCTCGGACCGGCCGCTTCGCAGGTCGCCATCAAGCAGCTCGGCACCAACGGTGGCGGGTTCTTCAACGTCAATTCGGCGCACCCGCTGGAAAACCCGACCCCGATCAGCAACTTCTTCGAGTGCCTCGCCATCCTCCTGATTCCCGCCGCGCTCTGCTACACGTTCGGTTTGATGGTCGGCCAGCGGCGCCAGGGCTGGGCAGTGCTCGCGGCGATGCTGTTGCTCTATGTCGCCTGCCTTGTGCCAACTGTGACGGCGGAGCAGTCAGGCAATCCGGCCTTCGCCTCGATGGGCCTGGATTCCACTGCCAACTGGGAAGGAAAGGAGGCCCGATTCGGGATCGGCAACTCTGCGCTCTGGGCGACCTCAACCACCGCTGCCAGCAACGGATCGGTCAACTCGATGCACGACTCTTTCACCCCTCTCGGCGGACTGTTCCCGATGGTGCTCATGCAACTCGGGGAGGTGGTCTTCGGCGGCGTCGGCTCGGGGCTCCACGGCATGCTCGTCTTCGCCATCGTCGCAGTGTTCATCGCCGGGCTGATGGTCGGGCGCACGCCGGAATACTTGGGAAAAAAGATCGAGGCCTATGAAATGAAGATGGCCTCGCTGGTGATCCTGATCCCATGCGCGGTGGTGCTGCTCTGCGCGGCGACCGCCCTGGTCTGGCCTTCGGCCGATCCCGGAGTTTCTCAAGGCGTCAAGGGCATGGCCAACCCGGCCGCCCACGGCTTCTCCGAAGTCCTTTACGCCTACTCAAGCATGGGCAACAACAACGGGTCGGCGTTCGCGGGCTACGGCGCGAACGTGCCTTTCCATAACTTCCTGGGAGCGGCCGCCATGTGGGTCTCGCGGTTCTGGCTGATGGTCCCGGTGCTGGCCATTGCGGGATCGTTGGCGAGAAAGCGCATCGTCCCCACCGGCCCCGGCACGCTCCCCACTCACACGCCGCTTTTCGTCGCCCTGCTCTGCGCGGTCGTGCTGATCGTCGGCGCGCTGACCTTCATTCCAGCGCTCGGCCTTGGCCCGATCGTCGAGCACCTCCAGATGAACCGATAA
- a CDS encoding sulfatase-like hydrolase/transferase has product MKRVPLLLAAALTVPLNLQAADALWLGAHAAPLGRPAVQTKNRPNILLIYADDLGYGDVGFNGATAVKTPNVDRLATEGLRFNNGYCSSSTCTPSRFSMLTGEYAFRQKGTGVLPGDAKLIIPTDRATLPSILKKAGYATGIVGKWHLGLGAGKEELDWNAEIKPGPREVGFEYSFIMAATGDRVPCVFIENQRIVGLEASDPIEVSYGKTPYPGEPNGVSERDQLKMDWSEGHNMAVVNGIGRIGYMKGGKAALWKDEDMADTFTRKGVEFIESHKDKPFFLYFATHDIHVPRVPNARFVGKTTMGPRGDAIVQFDACVGELLAALDRLHLSEDTLVIFTSDNGPVLDDGYKDDAVEKLGNHKPAGPFRGGKYSIYEGGTRMPFVVRWPGRVTPGVSEAIVSQVDFCASFAALAGLKLGPEDAPDSINVMPALLGDSRTGRDHVLMHSGIVAIRHGKWKNVPGRPAANGPNAPRARDEELYDLERDLSESTNVAAQHPDVAARLSKELDQLRARGE; this is encoded by the coding sequence ATGAAACGCGTCCCCCTCCTCTTGGCCGCCGCCCTCACCGTGCCGCTCAACCTCCAGGCAGCTGACGCTCTCTGGTTGGGGGCGCACGCCGCCCCGCTCGGACGACCCGCGGTGCAGACCAAGAACCGGCCCAACATCCTGCTGATCTACGCCGACGACCTCGGCTACGGCGACGTCGGCTTCAACGGTGCCACCGCCGTGAAGACCCCGAACGTGGACCGGCTCGCCACCGAAGGGCTCCGGTTCAACAACGGCTACTGTTCGTCGTCCACGTGCACGCCTTCACGTTTCTCCATGCTCACCGGCGAGTACGCGTTTCGCCAGAAGGGTACGGGCGTGTTGCCGGGCGACGCGAAGCTGATCATCCCCACCGACCGCGCGACCCTGCCGTCGATCCTGAAGAAGGCCGGTTACGCCACCGGCATCGTCGGCAAGTGGCACCTCGGCTTGGGCGCCGGCAAGGAGGAGCTCGACTGGAACGCCGAGATCAAACCCGGGCCGCGCGAAGTGGGGTTCGAGTACTCGTTCATCATGGCGGCCACGGGCGATCGCGTGCCGTGCGTGTTCATCGAGAACCAGAGGATCGTCGGGCTCGAGGCGTCCGATCCCATCGAGGTCAGCTACGGCAAGACGCCCTACCCGGGCGAGCCGAACGGGGTGAGCGAGCGCGACCAGCTCAAAATGGACTGGAGCGAGGGCCACAACATGGCCGTCGTCAACGGCATCGGCCGCATCGGCTACATGAAGGGCGGGAAGGCCGCGCTTTGGAAGGACGAGGACATGGCCGACACCTTCACGCGCAAAGGGGTCGAGTTCATCGAGAGCCACAAGGACAAGCCCTTCTTTCTCTATTTCGCGACGCACGACATCCACGTTCCGCGCGTACCGAACGCCCGCTTCGTCGGCAAGACCACCATGGGCCCGCGCGGGGACGCCATCGTCCAGTTCGACGCGTGCGTCGGGGAACTTCTAGCCGCGTTGGATCGCCTCCACCTCTCCGAAGACACGCTCGTCATCTTCACCAGCGACAACGGGCCCGTGCTCGACGACGGTTACAAGGACGACGCCGTGGAGAAGCTTGGGAACCACAAGCCCGCGGGCCCGTTTCGCGGCGGCAAATACTCGATTTACGAGGGCGGAACGCGCATGCCGTTCGTGGTGCGTTGGCCCGGCCGCGTGACGCCGGGCGTCAGCGAGGCGATCGTGAGCCAGGTCGATTTCTGCGCCAGCTTCGCAGCCCTCGCGGGGTTGAAGCTCGGCCCCGAAGACGCGCCCGACAGCATCAACGTAATGCCCGCTCTGCTCGGCGACTCGCGCACCGGCCGCGACCACGTGCTGATGCATTCCGGCATCGTCGCGATACGCCACGGCAAGTGGAAGAATGTCCCGGGTCGGCCCGCGGCCAATGGGCCGAATGCCCCGCGGGCAAGGGACGAGGAACTCTACGACCTCGAGAGGGATCTGTCGGAGTCCACCAACGTCGCCGCTCAACATCCCGACGTCGCGGCAAGGCTTTCCAAGGAGCTGGACCAACTGCGCGCCCGCGGCGAATGA
- the kdpF gene encoding K(+)-transporting ATPase subunit F, with translation MTTLYWIGGLIALALLIYLGAALLRPEKF, from the coding sequence ATGACGACGCTCTACTGGATCGGCGGCCTGATCGCGCTCGCGCTCTTGATCTATCTCGGCGCGGCGCTGCTGCGCCCGGAGAAGTTCTGA
- a CDS encoding zf-TFIIB domain-containing protein → MKCPKCEVIELTMADRAGVEIDYCSACRGVWLDRGELDKIIERTPLATPSADRFSERPPRGRVRDQDDDDDDDDRYEDRGRRKKRGGFLGELFDF, encoded by the coding sequence ATGAAGTGTCCAAAATGCGAGGTCATCGAACTCACGATGGCGGATCGAGCCGGAGTCGAGATCGACTACTGCTCCGCTTGCCGCGGGGTGTGGCTCGACCGTGGCGAACTCGACAAGATCATCGAGCGAACGCCCCTGGCCACCCCCTCTGCCGATCGGTTCTCGGAGCGCCCGCCGCGCGGACGCGTTCGTGATCAAGACGACGACGATGACGACGACGATCGCTACGAAGACCGCGGCCGCCGGAAGAAGCGCGGAGGCTTCCTGGGTGAACTCTTTGACTTCTAA
- a CDS encoding TerC family protein encodes MELAGIPVWIWGAFLGFVLVVLALDLGVFHRKAHVVGMKEALVWSAVWMGLALAFGALIFTQWQEIRPGSTYSNSDAGLAFIAGYLVEWALSVDNLFVFLLVFAYFQVPPQYQHRVLFWGIVGALAFRMIFIALGAVVLERFHWSMILFGAFLVFTGIKMVRSHGKKMDPGKNPVLTLFRKIVPVTPEYHGQKFFTRIDGRLWATPLFVALLVVEFTDIVFAVDSVPAIFAITSEPFIVFTSNVFAILGLRSLFFALAGLMQMFHYLHYGLAAVLMFVGGKMLYGYFEKDVWPELPKFPVWLSLVVILVTLGLAVLVSILRPPSSSTPEPQRS; translated from the coding sequence ATGGAACTAGCCGGCATTCCCGTGTGGATTTGGGGGGCGTTCCTCGGATTTGTCTTGGTCGTCCTGGCCCTCGACCTGGGCGTGTTCCACCGAAAGGCGCACGTCGTCGGCATGAAAGAGGCGCTGGTCTGGTCCGCAGTCTGGATGGGACTGGCCCTGGCTTTCGGCGCCCTCATCTTCACCCAGTGGCAGGAGATCCGGCCGGGCAGCACCTACTCGAACTCGGATGCGGGCCTCGCGTTCATCGCCGGATACCTGGTCGAGTGGGCGCTCAGCGTGGACAACCTGTTTGTCTTCTTGCTGGTGTTCGCCTACTTCCAAGTGCCGCCGCAATACCAACACCGCGTCCTCTTTTGGGGCATCGTCGGAGCCCTCGCGTTCCGCATGATCTTCATCGCCCTGGGCGCGGTCGTCTTGGAGCGGTTCCACTGGTCGATGATCCTGTTCGGCGCCTTCCTGGTCTTCACGGGCATCAAGATGGTCCGTTCGCACGGGAAGAAGATGGATCCGGGCAAGAACCCCGTGCTCACCCTCTTTCGCAAGATCGTTCCCGTGACCCCTGAATATCACGGCCAGAAGTTCTTCACCCGGATCGACGGGCGGCTCTGGGCGACACCCCTCTTCGTGGCGCTCCTCGTCGTCGAGTTCACGGACATCGTGTTCGCCGTCGATTCGGTCCCGGCGATCTTTGCGATCACCAGCGAGCCGTTCATCGTGTTTACGTCCAACGTCTTTGCGATCCTCGGCCTGCGCTCCCTGTTCTTCGCCCTCGCGGGTCTGATGCAGATGTTCCACTACCTGCACTACGGCTTGGCCGCTGTCCTGATGTTCGTCGGAGGAAAGATGCTCTACGGGTACTTCGAAAAGGACGTCTGGCCGGAACTCCCCAAGTTCCCGGTCTGGCTCTCGTTGGTGGTCATCCTCGTCACGCTTGGGCTCGCCGTGCTTGTGTCCATTCTTCGTCCGCCCAGCTCGTCAACGCCCGAACCCCAAAGATCCTGA
- a CDS encoding universal stress protein: MIKIVAGIDFEYYPFALAFLERLRLASAEVRLMHVIESVLPDKSFPELGPTHPLSVMLAEHERQGEAELLKAEDLLAGSGYRLSKELRKGDPARSLIDCASGLAADLIAVGSARKGAWGALFFGSVTKALTASAEQSILVAKSPPRSEEGLAAVFAVDHSAYGNACFDRFLGWKARGIRRATLVTARQAVSDVDPQLAGIEADFEARNADWCDRLRAEGIACEHRLVAGHPNEAIEAAMKETEADLLVMGARGHGFWDRFRLGSVSHYQVVATPNNVLVLRA; the protein is encoded by the coding sequence ATGATCAAAATCGTCGCCGGAATCGACTTCGAGTACTACCCGTTCGCACTCGCCTTCCTCGAGCGGCTCCGCCTGGCCTCCGCCGAGGTGCGCTTGATGCACGTGATCGAGTCCGTCCTGCCGGACAAGTCGTTTCCCGAACTCGGGCCGACCCACCCGTTGAGCGTCATGCTTGCGGAGCACGAACGGCAGGGCGAAGCGGAACTCCTCAAGGCTGAGGACCTGCTGGCGGGATCCGGATATCGCCTGAGCAAGGAACTTCGAAAAGGGGATCCCGCCAGGTCCCTGATCGATTGCGCCAGCGGTTTGGCTGCCGACCTCATCGCGGTTGGATCGGCGCGGAAGGGAGCTTGGGGGGCGCTCTTCTTTGGGAGCGTCACGAAGGCCTTGACGGCGAGCGCCGAGCAATCCATCCTCGTCGCGAAGAGCCCTCCCCGCTCCGAAGAGGGCCTGGCCGCGGTGTTTGCGGTCGACCACTCCGCGTATGGCAACGCCTGCTTCGACCGGTTCCTTGGGTGGAAGGCGCGGGGAATCCGCCGAGCCACCCTCGTGACGGCAAGGCAGGCTGTTTCCGATGTTGATCCGCAGTTGGCGGGCATCGAAGCCGATTTCGAAGCGCGCAATGCCGATTGGTGCGACCGACTTCGCGCGGAGGGCATCGCCTGCGAGCACCGGCTCGTCGCGGGGCATCCGAACGAGGCGATCGAGGCTGCGATGAAGGAGACGGAGGCTGACCTCCTCGTCATGGGTGCACGCGGGCATGGTTTCTGGGATCGCTTCCGACTCGGAAGCGTCTCCCACTATCAGGTGGTGGCGACCCCGAACAACGTCCTTGTCCTTCGGGCTTGA